A window from Corynebacterium urealyticum DSM 7109 encodes these proteins:
- a CDS encoding flp pilus-assembly TadE/G-like family protein — translation MPTAAGVSSVLGLIALCGVIVLGFGQIDAHQRAVVAADLVALSAAQAHVAGDADACGIAEIFAQANAAELVGCQVGPEGPDTVGVEVSVKGRHASAVAGPM, via the coding sequence ATGCCGACAGCAGCGGGAGTTAGCTCCGTCCTGGGGCTCATCGCCCTGTGCGGGGTGATCGTGCTGGGATTCGGGCAGATAGACGCGCACCAGCGGGCGGTGGTGGCCGCCGACTTGGTGGCGCTGTCTGCTGCGCAGGCGCACGTGGCCGGCGACGCGGATGCTTGCGGGATTGCTGAGATCTTCGCGCAGGCGAATGCCGCGGAGCTGGTGGGCTGTCAGGTGGGGCCGGAGGGGCCGGACACCGTGGGCGTGGAAGTTTCAGTGAAGGGGCGGCACGCCTCGGCGGTGGCAGGCCCGATGTGA
- a CDS encoding DNA polymerase III subunit delta', protein MGITLSNPSTAGARLCFVNVDSSGFDPVAGGGVWRKITAQPVRELLAGAVANPQAMTHSWLFTGPPGSGRSIAAKAFATGLVCPNGGCGECEQCQSAATGTHPDIVWIATTGSVIPVEDVREVISSAASMPTVSRWRVVVVEDADRLNEAGSNALLKSVEEPPAHTVFVLCAPSTDPLDISITLRSRCRHVYIPTPSPQQVEDVLLQDASLGITQEQARWAAGVSGGHIGRARHLARDEAARTKRATALKLPQMVYEGARLFSFTSQLVAKATEEVAAQVEAVEAKEREALEESLGVGAKGRGAAKAQRGSAGQMKELEREQKNRRTRMVRDALDLALIDVVGLYRDAMLQAAGAVEPVGGSADAAEVATGDTDGTAAAAHGLQPVGGFQHPDMRATSGELARRNSPEALVRCIDAVSACRETLGMNVKPEVALDALGGALREACRVS, encoded by the coding sequence ATGGGTATTACATTATCGAACCCGTCTACAGCGGGGGCTAGACTGTGCTTCGTGAACGTGGATAGCTCTGGATTCGACCCCGTGGCCGGCGGTGGCGTGTGGCGCAAGATCACCGCCCAGCCGGTTCGGGAGCTGCTCGCGGGCGCGGTGGCGAACCCGCAGGCGATGACGCACTCCTGGCTATTCACCGGCCCGCCCGGCTCGGGGCGCTCGATCGCGGCCAAGGCCTTCGCCACCGGGCTGGTGTGCCCGAACGGGGGCTGCGGGGAGTGCGAGCAGTGCCAGTCCGCGGCCACCGGCACGCACCCGGACATCGTGTGGATCGCGACGACCGGCTCCGTCATCCCCGTCGAGGACGTCCGGGAGGTCATTAGTTCCGCCGCGTCGATGCCCACCGTTTCCCGGTGGCGGGTCGTCGTTGTTGAGGACGCCGATCGCCTCAACGAGGCCGGTTCGAATGCGCTGCTGAAGTCCGTCGAGGAGCCGCCCGCGCACACCGTGTTCGTGCTCTGCGCCCCGTCCACCGACCCGCTGGACATCTCGATCACGCTGCGTTCCCGCTGCCGCCACGTCTACATCCCGACCCCGTCGCCGCAGCAGGTGGAGGATGTTCTTCTTCAGGACGCCTCCCTGGGCATTACGCAGGAGCAGGCGCGATGGGCCGCTGGGGTGTCCGGTGGACACATTGGCCGAGCCCGGCACCTGGCGCGTGACGAGGCAGCCCGGACGAAGCGGGCGACGGCGCTGAAGCTGCCGCAGATGGTCTACGAGGGCGCGCGCCTGTTCAGCTTCACCTCCCAGCTGGTGGCGAAGGCGACTGAGGAGGTCGCCGCCCAGGTGGAGGCGGTCGAGGCGAAGGAACGCGAGGCGCTGGAGGAGTCCCTGGGCGTGGGGGCGAAGGGCCGTGGCGCTGCGAAGGCGCAGCGCGGCTCGGCAGGGCAGATGAAGGAGCTGGAACGGGAGCAGAAGAACCGCCGGACCCGGATGGTGCGCGACGCGCTGGACCTAGCCTTGATCGACGTTGTGGGTTTGTACCGCGACGCGATGCTGCAGGCGGCGGGCGCGGTGGAGCCGGTGGGTGGTTCGGCTGACGCCGCCGAGGTGGCCACAGGCGACACCGACGGCACCGCGGCCGCGGCCCATGGTCTGCAGCCCGTGGGTGGGTTCCAACACCCGGATATGCGCGCCACCTCGGGCGAGCTCGCGCGCCGGAACTCCCCGGAAGCGCTGGTCCGCTGTATCGACGCGGTGTCGGCCTGCCGGGAGACCCTGGGGATGAACGTGAAACCGGAGGTCGCGCTCGACGCACTGGGCGGTGCGCTGCGGGAAGCGTGCCGGGTGAGTTAG
- the topA gene encoding type I DNA topoisomerase: MKRLVIVESATKAKKIAPMLGSDYIVEASVGHIRDLPRGAADVPAKYKKEPWARLGVNVDKGFEALYVVSPDKKKRVADLRAKLKQVDELLLATDPDREGEAIAWHLLEVLKPKVPVRRMVFHEITKSAILEAVENTRELDYNLVDAQESRRVLDRLYGYEVSPVLWKKVMPRLSAGRVQSVATRVIVERERERMAFRAADYWDLTAELTIDPAARLDGDPASFQAKLATVGGQRIAQGRDFKDDATLKASKSGAPLVLDEQRAKQLASGIKGEELHVANVEEKPYTRRPYPPFMTSTLQQEAGRKLRFTSERTMRIAQRLYENGYITYMRTDSTTLSTAGINAARAQAAQLYGQQFVADGPRQYTRKVKNSQEAHEAIRPAGERFQTPGQLAQKLDAEEFKLYELIWQRTVASQMADARGTSMKVTIAGTSGEPEAGTEVEFTATGRTVTFPGFLKAYVEVSRTAEGKDVADNAEKRLPQVTEGVFLTAEDVTADGHTTTPPARYTEASLVRKMEELGIGRPSTYASIIRTIQDRGYVLPRGNALVPSWVAFAVVGLLEQNFGALVDYDFTSAMEDQLDAIAEGNEDRTKWLEGFYFGGGTSSQNYGLKNVVAQNLESIDARRVNSLHLFDDANGVPIVVRVGRYGPYLERMVKNDKGEEEAQRANLPESMTPDELTLEVAEKLFATPQSGRELGRNPENGRMIVAREGRFGPYVTEVLGEDEEAEVTAKAEKVFLAERDEEDAERAKEGKKPLSRGTKTFENKKAKRIKEILEETLKPKTASLFASMEPATVTLEDALKLMSLPREVGVDPADGEVITAQNGRYGPYLKKGWDSRSLGSEEELFNITLDEARRIYAEPKRRGRAAAKPPLKRLGDNDVSGKPMSVKEGRFGPYVTDGTTNASLRRGDTPETLTDARANELLSERRAKDAEKAAAGPAKSTRKSTKKTAKKAAKKATKRSTKKTAKKAAKKAAKKA; this comes from the coding sequence GTGAAGCGTTTAGTCATTGTCGAGTCTGCAACTAAGGCCAAGAAGATCGCCCCAATGCTGGGGTCCGATTACATCGTCGAGGCTTCAGTTGGACATATTCGTGACCTCCCACGCGGTGCTGCGGACGTTCCGGCGAAGTATAAGAAGGAGCCGTGGGCGCGCCTCGGCGTGAACGTGGACAAGGGCTTCGAGGCCCTCTATGTGGTCTCCCCGGATAAGAAGAAGCGCGTCGCCGACCTGCGCGCCAAGCTTAAGCAGGTCGACGAGCTGCTGCTCGCAACAGACCCCGACCGTGAGGGCGAGGCCATCGCCTGGCACCTGCTGGAGGTCCTGAAGCCCAAGGTCCCGGTCCGTCGCATGGTCTTTCACGAGATCACCAAGTCCGCGATCCTCGAGGCCGTAGAAAATACCCGCGAGCTGGATTACAACCTCGTTGATGCTCAGGAATCCCGCCGTGTGCTCGACCGCCTGTACGGCTACGAGGTCTCCCCGGTGCTGTGGAAGAAGGTCATGCCGCGCCTGTCCGCAGGGCGTGTGCAGTCCGTCGCCACCCGCGTGATCGTCGAGCGCGAGCGCGAGCGCATGGCTTTCCGCGCCGCCGACTACTGGGATCTGACCGCCGAGCTCACGATCGATCCCGCCGCCCGGTTGGACGGCGATCCGGCGTCCTTCCAGGCCAAGCTCGCCACCGTGGGAGGCCAGCGCATCGCGCAGGGCCGCGACTTTAAGGACGACGCAACACTCAAGGCCAGCAAGTCTGGCGCCCCGCTGGTCCTGGACGAACAGCGTGCGAAGCAGCTGGCGTCCGGAATTAAGGGCGAGGAACTGCACGTCGCAAATGTGGAGGAAAAGCCCTACACCCGCCGCCCGTACCCGCCGTTTATGACCTCCACCCTGCAGCAGGAGGCCGGCCGGAAGCTGCGCTTCACCTCGGAGCGCACGATGCGCATCGCGCAGCGCCTGTACGAAAACGGCTACATCACTTATATGCGTACGGACTCCACGACGCTGTCCACCGCCGGCATCAACGCCGCCCGCGCGCAGGCCGCCCAGCTGTACGGCCAGCAGTTCGTCGCGGATGGCCCGCGCCAGTACACCCGCAAGGTGAAGAACTCCCAGGAGGCCCACGAGGCGATCCGCCCAGCTGGCGAGCGTTTCCAGACCCCAGGCCAGCTGGCTCAGAAGCTGGATGCCGAGGAGTTCAAGCTCTACGAGCTGATCTGGCAGCGCACCGTCGCCTCCCAGATGGCCGACGCCCGCGGTACCTCCATGAAGGTCACCATCGCGGGCACCTCCGGTGAGCCGGAGGCGGGCACCGAGGTGGAGTTCACCGCCACCGGCCGCACCGTCACCTTCCCGGGCTTTTTGAAGGCCTACGTCGAGGTCTCCCGCACCGCGGAAGGTAAGGACGTCGCCGATAACGCGGAGAAGCGCCTCCCGCAGGTCACCGAGGGCGTGTTCCTCACTGCGGAGGACGTCACCGCCGATGGTCACACGACGACCCCGCCGGCCCGTTATACCGAGGCCAGCCTCGTGCGGAAGATGGAGGAGCTCGGCATCGGGCGCCCGTCGACCTACGCGTCGATCATCCGCACCATCCAGGACCGTGGTTACGTCCTGCCCCGCGGCAATGCGTTGGTCCCCAGCTGGGTGGCCTTCGCGGTCGTTGGCCTGCTGGAGCAGAACTTCGGCGCGCTGGTGGACTACGATTTCACCTCCGCGATGGAGGACCAGCTCGACGCCATCGCCGAGGGCAACGAGGACCGCACGAAGTGGCTGGAGGGCTTCTACTTCGGCGGCGGCACCAGCTCCCAGAACTACGGCCTGAAGAATGTGGTCGCCCAGAACCTGGAGAGCATCGACGCCCGCCGCGTGAACTCCCTGCACCTTTTCGACGACGCCAACGGCGTGCCGATCGTCGTCCGTGTTGGTCGTTACGGTCCGTACCTCGAGCGCATGGTGAAAAACGATAAGGGCGAGGAGGAAGCGCAGCGCGCGAATCTGCCGGAGTCCATGACCCCGGATGAGCTGACCCTGGAGGTCGCCGAGAAGCTCTTCGCCACCCCGCAGTCCGGCCGCGAGCTGGGCCGCAACCCGGAGAACGGGCGCATGATCGTGGCCCGCGAGGGCCGCTTCGGCCCGTACGTCACCGAGGTGCTGGGCGAGGACGAGGAGGCCGAGGTCACCGCGAAGGCGGAGAAGGTCTTCCTCGCCGAGCGCGATGAGGAGGACGCCGAGCGCGCGAAGGAGGGCAAGAAGCCCCTGTCGCGCGGGACCAAGACCTTCGAGAATAAGAAGGCCAAGCGGATCAAGGAGATCCTCGAGGAGACCCTGAAGCCGAAGACGGCTTCGCTGTTCGCCAGCATGGAGCCGGCCACCGTCACCCTCGAGGATGCGCTGAAGCTGATGAGCCTGCCTCGCGAGGTCGGCGTGGACCCCGCCGACGGGGAGGTCATCACCGCGCAGAACGGCCGCTATGGCCCGTACCTGAAGAAGGGCTGGGACTCGCGCTCCCTGGGCAGCGAGGAGGAGCTGTTCAACATCACGCTCGACGAGGCGCGTCGCATCTACGCGGAGCCGAAGCGTCGCGGCCGCGCTGCCGCGAAGCCGCCGTTGAAGCGTCTGGGGGACAACGACGTCTCCGGTAAGCCGATGTCCGTTAAGGAGGGTCGATTCGGGCCTTATGTCACCGATGGCACGACCAATGCGTCGCTGCGCCGCGGGGACACCCCGGAGACCCTGACGGACGCGCGGGCCAATGAGCTGCTTTCGGAACGCCGGGCGAAGGACGCCGAGAAGGCTGCCGCCGGGCCGGCGAAGTCCACCCGTAAGAGCACGAAGAAGACTGCAAAGAAGGCAGCTAAGAAGGCGACGAAGCGTAGCACCAAGAAGACCGCGAAGAAGGCCGCGAAGAAAGCGGCCAAGAAGGCTTAG
- a CDS encoding DUF4244 domain-containing protein has translation MTMNTKNNAAQPEIVVAETSSGLSAFQRVELWIRGAARAQYEDESGMSTIEYALGCVAAAALGALLYTVVTSDAVESALSGIFERALSEGK, from the coding sequence ATGACCATGAACACCAAGAACAATGCCGCGCAACCGGAGATCGTGGTTGCGGAGACGTCCAGCGGGCTGAGTGCGTTTCAGCGCGTGGAGCTGTGGATTCGGGGTGCTGCGAGGGCGCAGTACGAGGACGAGTCTGGGATGAGCACGATTGAATACGCGCTGGGGTGCGTGGCTGCCGCGGCGCTCGGAGCGCTGCTGTACACGGTGGTGACGTCGGATGCAGTGGAGAGCGCGCTCAGCGGCATCTTCGAGCGGGCCCTAAGCGAAGGTAAGTAG
- a CDS encoding adenylate/guanylate cyclase domain-containing protein, giving the protein MQQFARYLKWVWGTYWPLYAAMILMTNVVGAIAVATFLRFLIPLRGARELTSPNTVTSIAYLSYFIFAIVAGVVFTLIFFAPVLRWQRNPDAYDPNMIRHLVLRIPFLQSVTGAVLWAIGVVIFTTVAAQFSSRWAITVAVTAVLGGLMVTLMTYMEAERLVRPVAARALEQGSLEQSSLSPMSTRLMATWVLTNAVPVLGILLLIFAQARNFFDGSMEDLIPALVALAATALLTGFLGARLSAMSVVDPVRELQFAINQVRRGNLETTVRIYDSSEIGVVQAGFNEMMRGLQERQQVSDLFGRYVGTEVARRALEEDPELGGESRDVAVLFVDVIGSTGFATQRSPEHVVSALNEFFDRVVEVVHEHKGIINKFQGDAALAVFGAPLPLEDAAGHALAAAREMHSKLTDLEFEAGVGVAAGSVVAGHIGAKDRFEYTVIGDAVNQASRLTDLAKDTPGRVLTSAATVRLANEAEQRRWTMLKSVELRGRRQMTQLARPVRATLADRH; this is encoded by the coding sequence ATGCAACAATTCGCGCGCTACTTGAAATGGGTCTGGGGCACCTACTGGCCCTTGTATGCCGCGATGATTCTGATGACGAACGTGGTCGGCGCGATCGCCGTCGCGACCTTCCTGCGCTTCCTCATCCCGCTGCGCGGTGCACGCGAGCTGACCAGCCCAAACACCGTCACCTCGATTGCCTATTTGAGTTATTTCATCTTCGCGATCGTGGCCGGCGTGGTGTTCACGCTGATCTTCTTCGCCCCCGTTCTCCGCTGGCAACGCAACCCCGATGCCTATGACCCCAACATGATCCGGCATCTGGTGCTGCGCATCCCCTTCCTGCAGTCCGTGACGGGTGCGGTGCTGTGGGCCATCGGCGTGGTGATCTTCACGACGGTGGCCGCGCAGTTCTCCTCGCGGTGGGCAATTACGGTTGCCGTGACCGCCGTGTTGGGCGGGTTGATGGTGACGTTGATGACGTACATGGAGGCCGAACGGCTGGTTCGTCCCGTCGCCGCCCGCGCCCTCGAGCAGGGTTCCCTGGAGCAGTCCTCCCTCTCGCCGATGTCCACCCGCCTCATGGCCACCTGGGTGCTGACCAACGCGGTGCCGGTGCTGGGCATCCTGCTGCTGATTTTCGCGCAGGCCAGAAACTTCTTCGACGGCTCGATGGAGGACCTGATCCCCGCGCTCGTGGCGCTCGCCGCCACCGCCCTGCTCACCGGTTTCCTGGGCGCACGGTTGAGCGCGATGAGTGTGGTGGACCCGGTGCGCGAGCTGCAGTTCGCCATCAACCAGGTGCGTCGCGGAAACCTGGAAACCACGGTGCGCATCTATGATTCCTCTGAGATCGGCGTGGTGCAGGCCGGCTTCAACGAGATGATGCGTGGCCTGCAGGAACGCCAGCAGGTCTCGGACCTCTTCGGCCGCTACGTCGGTACTGAGGTTGCCCGTCGCGCGCTGGAGGAGGACCCGGAGCTGGGCGGCGAGTCCCGCGACGTCGCGGTGCTGTTCGTGGACGTCATCGGTTCCACTGGCTTCGCCACGCAGCGTTCCCCGGAGCACGTGGTGTCCGCCCTCAACGAGTTCTTCGACCGCGTCGTGGAGGTCGTCCACGAGCACAAGGGCATCATCAATAAGTTCCAGGGCGATGCCGCCCTCGCCGTCTTCGGTGCTCCGCTGCCCCTTGAGGACGCCGCTGGCCACGCGCTGGCTGCCGCCCGGGAGATGCACTCCAAGCTCACGGATCTGGAGTTCGAAGCGGGCGTTGGCGTGGCTGCGGGTTCGGTCGTCGCCGGTCACATCGGCGCGAAGGATCGCTTCGAGTACACCGTCATTGGCGACGCCGTGAACCAGGCGTCCCGCCTGACGGACTTGGCGAAGGACACTCCAGGTCGCGTGCTGACGAGTGCTGCGACGGTGCGGCTGGCCAATGAGGCAGAGCAGCGTCGCTGGACGATGCTGAAGTCTGTGGAGCTGCGCGGCCGCCGCCAGATGACGCAGCTGGCCCGCCCGGTGCGCGCCACTCTCGCGGACCGCCACTAG
- a CDS encoding DEAD/DEAH box helicase, translating into MAEQSTTPTSGAGSAPTSPGAGSAPNSLGAELIEDLRTAMPNSTVTHIRHVPARLSTPADWPEWMLPSLKQTLRRGGVLKPWSHQAETAQHAWEGRDVIVATGTASGKSLGYQLPILTALAEDPTATAVYLAPTKALAQDQMQSLARLCAATPELADVMVATYDGDTPPEARRAIREQARIIVTNPDMLHASILGNPKRWTRLLKTLRYLVVDECHVYRGVFGAHVAMVLRRLLRLVPGAGSVAGPSSVASAECGTSGPTVIMASATSVDPAAHARRLTGRAEVTAVTDDGSPAGERTIALWEPGFLEGVEGEHGAPVRRSANSEAAEVMARVIAAGARTLSFVRSRRGAEIVALAAAEELGGMGRAEDAARVAAYRAGYTPEDRRYLEKALDEGELLGVAATNALELGIDVGGLDAVVAAGFPGTIASFRQQAGRAGRRGQGALVVLVGADDPMDTYLIHHPSDLLDREVENTVFDPHNPYVLADHLVCAAAERALSDAEIAAWHGEAVADHLISRGVLRRRPHGVFADLQAAEQIHAQVSIRGGAAGQVAIVESESGRMLGTVDEARAVSDVHPGAVYVHQGETYLVDDLDLSAGVAWLHQASPEYSTRVKRDTDIQILRTRGTRQLADGVWLADLNVEVSHTVTGFTKRLPGGEIIDNVPLDYPPERLRTRAVAYTVAPDVLLDLGLPEPTWPGTLHAAEHAAIGLLPLIATCDRWDIGGVSIVQHPDTGLPTVFVYDGYTGGAGFAEKGFADFGRWMAATAEAVGACECESGCPSCVQSPKCGNGNDPLFKTGALELLRFLAAATAQD; encoded by the coding sequence ATGGCTGAGCAGTCCACCACCCCCACCTCCGGCGCAGGCAGCGCGCCCACTTCACCCGGCGCGGGCAGTGCACCGAATTCACTCGGCGCCGAACTCATCGAGGACCTGCGCACGGCCATGCCGAACTCCACCGTCACGCATATCCGCCACGTCCCGGCGCGCCTGTCCACCCCCGCGGACTGGCCCGAATGGATGCTCCCCTCGCTTAAGCAGACGCTGCGCCGAGGCGGCGTCCTAAAACCCTGGTCCCACCAGGCCGAAACTGCTCAGCATGCGTGGGAGGGTAGGGACGTCATCGTCGCGACCGGGACCGCATCCGGAAAGTCGCTGGGCTACCAGCTGCCGATCCTCACCGCGCTGGCCGAGGACCCGACCGCCACTGCGGTGTACCTGGCCCCGACGAAGGCACTGGCGCAGGACCAGATGCAGTCCCTGGCCCGGCTGTGCGCTGCCACCCCGGAGCTCGCGGACGTCATGGTCGCCACCTACGACGGTGACACCCCGCCCGAGGCCCGGCGCGCGATCCGGGAGCAGGCACGGATCATCGTGACGAACCCAGATATGCTGCACGCCTCGATTCTCGGCAATCCGAAGCGGTGGACGCGGCTACTGAAAACCCTGCGCTACCTGGTGGTTGACGAGTGCCATGTCTACCGCGGGGTGTTCGGCGCGCACGTGGCGATGGTGCTGCGACGGCTGCTGCGGCTCGTTCCGGGGGCTGGTTCGGTCGCTGGTCCATCGTCGGTAGCGAGCGCAGAATGTGGGACGTCAGGACCCACCGTGATCATGGCCTCCGCGACCAGTGTGGATCCCGCGGCGCATGCGCGTCGGCTGACCGGGCGGGCGGAGGTCACGGCGGTAACGGATGACGGCTCGCCGGCGGGTGAGCGCACGATCGCGTTGTGGGAACCCGGATTCCTGGAGGGTGTGGAGGGCGAGCACGGCGCGCCGGTGCGGCGCAGCGCCAACTCAGAAGCCGCGGAGGTCATGGCCCGGGTCATCGCAGCAGGTGCGCGGACCTTGAGCTTCGTGCGTTCCCGGCGCGGGGCGGAGATCGTGGCCCTGGCTGCCGCGGAGGAGCTCGGCGGGATGGGCCGGGCGGAGGATGCTGCGCGGGTGGCCGCCTACCGGGCCGGATACACCCCAGAGGACCGCCGCTACCTGGAAAAGGCCCTGGATGAAGGCGAGCTGCTGGGGGTAGCCGCAACCAACGCACTGGAGCTCGGAATCGACGTGGGCGGGTTGGATGCCGTCGTCGCCGCCGGATTCCCCGGCACCATCGCGAGCTTCCGGCAGCAGGCTGGGCGCGCGGGGCGGCGCGGGCAGGGGGCACTGGTGGTGCTGGTTGGGGCGGACGACCCGATGGATACTTACCTCATCCACCACCCGTCGGATCTGCTGGACCGGGAGGTGGAGAATACGGTCTTCGACCCGCACAATCCTTATGTTCTGGCTGATCACCTGGTGTGCGCGGCTGCGGAGCGCGCGCTGAGCGATGCGGAGATCGCGGCCTGGCACGGCGAAGCGGTGGCTGATCACCTGATCTCCCGCGGGGTGCTGCGGCGGCGGCCGCACGGGGTATTCGCGGACCTGCAGGCAGCGGAGCAGATCCACGCGCAGGTGTCGATCCGCGGCGGGGCGGCAGGTCAGGTGGCGATCGTGGAGTCGGAGTCGGGGCGCATGCTCGGCACGGTGGATGAGGCCCGCGCAGTGTCGGATGTCCACCCTGGCGCGGTCTATGTGCACCAGGGGGAGACCTACCTGGTGGATGACCTGGATCTTTCCGCGGGCGTGGCGTGGCTGCATCAAGCGAGCCCGGAGTACAGCACGCGGGTGAAGCGGGATACGGATATCCAGATTCTGCGCACCCGGGGCACCCGCCAGCTGGCGGACGGTGTGTGGTTGGCGGACCTGAATGTGGAGGTCTCGCACACCGTGACTGGTTTTACCAAGCGGCTGCCGGGCGGGGAAATCATCGATAACGTGCCGCTGGACTACCCGCCGGAGCGGCTGCGCACGCGGGCGGTGGCATACACGGTCGCGCCTGATGTGCTGCTTGACCTGGGACTTCCGGAGCCGACATGGCCAGGGACCTTGCATGCGGCGGAGCATGCGGCGATCGGTTTGTTGCCGCTGATCGCAACGTGCGACCGGTGGGATATCGGTGGGGTGTCGATCGTGCAGCACCCGGATACGGGGTTGCCCACGGTGTTCGTGTACGACGGCTATACCGGCGGGGCGGGGTTCGCGGAGAAGGGCTTCGCAGATTTTGGCCGGTGGATGGCTGCGACCGCGGAGGCCGTGGGGGCGTGCGAGTGCGAGTCCGGATGCCCGTCGTGCGTGCAGTCCCCGAAGTGTGGCAATGGCAATGACCCGCTGTTCAAAACGGGCGCACTGGAGCTGCTGCGCTTCCTGGCCGCCGCGACGGCGCAGGACTAG
- a CDS encoding cold-shock protein: MAQGTVKWFNAEKGYGFIAPEDGSADLFVHYSEIQSSGFRTLEEDQKVEFEVGEGAKGPQAQNVQPL, encoded by the coding sequence ATGGCGCAGGGAACTGTGAAGTGGTTTAACGCGGAGAAGGGCTATGGATTCATTGCCCCAGAAGATGGCTCCGCGGACCTTTTCGTCCACTACTCCGAAATCCAGAGCAGCGGCTTCCGCACTCTCGAGGAGGATCAGAAGGTCGAGTTCGAGGTCGGCGAAGGCGCGAAGGGCCCGCAGGCTCAGAACGTTCAGCCGCTGTAA
- a CDS encoding lipase family protein translates to MPAFPRSLSTRTRRTTAALSAATLAFGVLAAGSGAASAAPGSSTGGAGNPNAGSSQVFGSIADTTPRPLVNLGDPMRDPAPYTKPTADSGLTWSSVPATPGEHIAQVPLDESLRLANAGAQYRVAHSTTDQHGKVVASTGAIFLPKGTPPEGGWPVLAWAHGTVGMDDVCAPSINDRGERDSAYLNHWLSQGYAIVATDYAGLGTPGLMSYLNSQATADSVVDSVIAAHKADLSEALPTENKGQPVLSKKWAVIGQSQGGGAALNVAHGATSRSQPAGLDFRGAVATGAPAYIEEIVLAGGPTFPAIPLPAGLNSYALYILAGFREANPDIDVDSALTEEGRKMVDASLKSCLSETADAVRGTNLARAFKKPLRAVPGLPEALRKYMATPTTGYDRPVFLGHGLADMDVPTPIGLSLNTEMWLKQFSGSPRNARVEVRWYPTDHGGTVPASQVHSTPFLKSIFDDDAAAGPVGSLGSAEPSGTPAKS, encoded by the coding sequence ATGCCCGCCTTTCCTCGCTCACTGAGCACTCGCACCCGCCGAACCACCGCCGCGCTGAGCGCCGCAACCCTGGCATTCGGGGTTCTTGCCGCGGGGAGCGGGGCCGCCTCCGCTGCCCCTGGCTCCTCCACTGGCGGGGCCGGGAATCCCAACGCGGGCTCCTCTCAGGTCTTCGGCTCCATCGCGGACACCACCCCGCGCCCGCTGGTCAACCTCGGCGATCCAATGCGCGACCCAGCCCCGTACACCAAGCCCACTGCGGATTCCGGCCTCACGTGGAGCTCGGTCCCGGCAACCCCGGGCGAGCACATCGCGCAGGTCCCGCTTGACGAGTCCCTGCGCCTGGCCAACGCGGGCGCCCAGTACCGCGTCGCCCACTCCACCACTGACCAGCACGGAAAGGTCGTGGCCTCCACGGGGGCGATCTTCCTCCCCAAGGGCACCCCGCCCGAGGGCGGCTGGCCGGTACTCGCCTGGGCCCACGGCACGGTGGGGATGGACGACGTCTGCGCACCCAGCATCAACGACCGCGGCGAGCGCGATAGCGCGTACCTCAATCACTGGCTTTCCCAGGGCTATGCCATCGTCGCCACGGACTACGCGGGTCTCGGCACCCCGGGACTCATGAGCTACCTCAACTCGCAGGCCACCGCGGATTCCGTCGTTGACTCCGTGATCGCCGCCCACAAGGCCGATCTTTCTGAAGCGCTGCCTACAGAGAACAAGGGCCAACCCGTGCTCTCCAAGAAGTGGGCCGTCATCGGCCAGTCCCAGGGCGGTGGCGCGGCACTGAACGTGGCACACGGTGCGACGTCCCGCTCCCAGCCAGCGGGCCTGGACTTCCGGGGCGCCGTCGCCACCGGCGCGCCCGCTTATATCGAGGAGATCGTGCTCGCCGGCGGCCCGACCTTCCCGGCTATCCCGCTGCCAGCGGGCCTGAACAGCTACGCGCTGTACATTCTCGCCGGATTCCGCGAGGCCAACCCCGATATCGACGTCGACTCCGCGCTGACCGAGGAGGGCCGCAAGATGGTCGACGCCTCCCTGAAGAGCTGCCTCTCCGAGACCGCCGACGCCGTCCGCGGCACCAACCTCGCCCGAGCCTTCAAGAAGCCGTTGCGGGCCGTCCCTGGCCTACCGGAGGCACTGCGGAAGTACATGGCAACCCCGACCACCGGCTACGACCGGCCGGTCTTCCTCGGCCACGGCCTGGCGGACATGGACGTCCCCACCCCGATCGGGCTCTCCCTGAACACAGAAATGTGGCTCAAGCAGTTCTCCGGCAGCCCCCGCAATGCGCGCGTGGAGGTCCGCTGGTACCCGACGGACCACGGTGGCACGGTGCCGGCGTCCCAGGTTCACTCCACCCCGTTCCTGAAGTCCATCTTCGACGACGACGCCGCTGCCGGCCCCGTCGGCTCGCTCGGTTCCGCAGAGCCGTCGGGCACCCCCGCGAAGTCCTAG